One Arachis hypogaea cultivar Tifrunner chromosome 18, arahy.Tifrunner.gnm2.J5K5, whole genome shotgun sequence genomic window, TGGAGTTCCTGATGGAAGCTCTGGCTTTTGTCTTCATTATTGCATCTTTATGGTTGATGGGACTTCGTAATATGGCTGAAAAGAAGCCTTGAAAAATTAATTACCTTGTACAACATGAACCTTCTATATTTTGCTAATTTTGCATCTAAGGCTATGATTGCAATCAGTGGGCTGTCTAAAACAAATATCTGACCAAGGGTGATTCTGCATCACAgattaaatgacagaaaaaacTTGTGATAAATAACAGATTAAAGAAACATAATTTACCCACATTAATTCACACATTAAAAATCTTGTGATAAATgacagaaataaaattaaatctttttaagtaGTTGTGTTTATTTGTTATCAACTGTCCAAATGTTCATTGCCTTCGCAAATCTTCTATTAGCTATAACAACACTAATATTCTATTTCTACATCCacaagattttaatttttaaaagatgtgTATATTCTTAGATTAAGCTATTTAGAAATCAGTTAAGAAGTATTCTAAAAATAGTTGTTTTTGTTAAATAGTTCTTAACAAATGCATGATACATCAAAATAATAAATGGTTAATGCATCATGATAACATTGTCCAatgtttattaatattattacatttatttaGGCTGTCACAAATTAAAACAGAGAAACAGAATGCATATTCCATGCAACACGCAAAAGCAAATCCAATAAGCAGCACCTAAATATGCATTTTTCCCGTAACTAACTCTGATTATTATTTTCTATGATCCAAAATTTTCCCTTTGATTTCAACCGAGTTTCTTCTTCTTACGTCCAATTCAACAGAgtctaacaacaacaacaataattcatgCAGTTCAAAACGTGACgctaaattcaaaattctttccTCACATTTTTTTCCCTTGAATTTTACATgtaacaagaaaaacaaagataTATCTCTATTATagtaataatcatcatcaactttggttgattttgaaaccATTATTGTAGTGACTGTGTGAATTTAGAAGATtccgattttttcttttttttttttcttttcccattTTTTCTTGGGAAATTAAAGTGTAAGAAAAGATGGGTGTAGATTACTATAGTATATTGAAGGTAGAAAGAAATGCAACGGAAGATGATTTAAAGAAAGCATACAGGAAATTGGCAATGAAATGGCATCCTGACAAGAACCCTAACAATAAGAAAGAAGCTGAAGCCAATTTCAAGCAAATCTCTGAGGCCTATGAGGTAACAAACAAAATTCTATTGCTTTGTAAATGAAATTTGCAACAATAGCTGAAATGATTTGGTTGGTGATTTCTTATAAGgttaagatttaggattttttatgtgATTAGGAAAATTggtgattttgtgatttatagtatAAATATTTGAGGGTTTTGTGGTATGTGGATTCTGAGCTGATGTTTATGATGAAAACTTTAAAGATGGAAAAGAAATCTTCGGTTTATGCTTTTGTAACTTCATCGCATTCATTGTTCCATGAAAATTATCTATCAATATCTTGCTTTATGACCAATACCATGTTGGTTGTGTTAGACAAATTCATCTATACGGGTGGCAAATGGGCCGAAATCTACCAGATCAACTCGCATAACTCGCTAAAAAAAGGCGAGTCGAGTTAGAAATTTGAGACCACCATAATAAAAAATCTTGTCTAACCCGCACCGACTAATCCATGAGTTTTGGTGGGGCTTGCCCGGCGAGCCTGTCAttcttttttttaagttataatttggactatgtttgattgattagagACTTCgacaatatttaattatatgttttggacaatGTTGGTTTCATTACTTTGTTTTAAAAAACTTGGTTGAcgattatgtttattagatatttaaaattataattttttttatgtttttagaaattataagttTATTAAAATGGAAAGTTTTGAGATTGAATAGCGATTGGATGTGgaagaattttgatatttttttttgctcttccaaaaatattatttgtacaatgATTGAAGTTGTTTGCATTAAACTTTTTTCGTTAATAACTCATGCAAATAGTCTGTAACATATTAGAAGTTAAAAACTTTAAGCAAAATTGTAGCGactaaaagaacaagaagaaaaaataaggCAAAAAATAAAATGAGTGAAACCAATACTATAATTGCTTTGGGGGGAAAAAGTTTAGACAATTTTTAACTATTCAAATTACATTgttcatttaattatttatttttgtgaatttaGGTATTGAGTGATCCTCAAAAGAGGGTGATTTATGATCAGCAAGGAGAGGAAGGTTTGAAACATATGCCACCACCTGGGAATGAACCAACAAATGGATTCAACCCAAGAAATGCAGAGGATATCTTTGCAGAGTTCTTTGGAGACAACCCTTTTGGATTTGGATCATCTGGACCTCATGGAAGGTCCAGGTTCCAAACCAACGGAGGCGGATCATTCAGCGGATTCCATGCGCCGCTGAAGAAGCCGCCTCCTGTTGAGAGCAAGTTGGCATGTAGTTTGGAAGAGTTGTACACTGGTTCCACAAGAAAAATGAAGATCTCAAGGATTGTTATGGATGCTAATGGGTGAGTATGTAGTATCTTAATCTCTATTTCTTCAAGAAAATTGATTTGCTATTTACTCTTCAAAATAACGAGTTAATTCAAACCAATCTGAATTGGTCGAATAGTCAGTTCACTTGTCCACTTAAGCAAGTGTCGAGAGTTTAAATCCCGTCTTGtacatgcagcaactcattggtcAAATATAAACCCTTAAAGGAGTATAAACTTCTATTGTGGTCTTATTATTGCAATCTCACAAATCAAAATTGCTTTTGTAGGAGGCCAAACCCAGAAACTGAGATATTAACAATTGACATAAAGCCAGGTTGGAAAAAAGGAACAAAGATCACATTCCCAGACAAAGGTAACCAGCATCCAAACCAGCTTCCAGCAGACCTTGTTTTTATGATTGATGAGAAGCCACATAATTTATTCAAGAGAGATGGCAATGACCTTATTATCACAAAAAATGTGTCGCTGGCCGAGGCCATCGGCGGCACTTCAGTGAACATTACAACACTCGACCGGCGCGAATTGTGCATACCGGTGACTCATATCATTAGCCCGGGTTACGAGTTGACTGTCCCAAAAGAAGGGATGCCTATAACAAAGGAGCCAGGACATAGGGGTGACTTGAGGATCAAGTTTGAGGTTAAGTTCCCCACAAAGTTGTCACAAGAGCAAAGGGCAGGGCTCAGGAGAGCATTGGGTGGTTGAAATTGGAATCATTTGAGAATTTGTATTCTCTTCACACTCCTTTTGTTTCACATTTTGTGTCAGATACACTTTGTATTCATATACATCGATTCTTCAAAGGAAAAGTGATTGGTGAATGTACATAGAACTTTTacccttttgaaaaatggttCCAGTTAAACCACTCATTTCCTATGGTCCTATATTGTTTCTAGTCTATGATGTTCAATGGAAATGAATCAAATGATGTTGAGATGTTATTGTCAATGTTTATAAATACTTAGTggctttgtgttttttttttgtgtgtgtttttcCTATTGTTTAAGTTATCCTTtgctgcatataaaaaaaattggtggaaaaagaaaaagtaaaaaacttaccattcatattatttttataatactaTGTAACCAAAAATGAATTTATTGAGTGATAAACACGTTTTTGATAGTCTCAAATTCAGGTTTTAAAATAGACAAAAtgatttttactaaaaaaaaccGTCACAAATTTTTATTAAGTGTATTTCACACAACTATCAACATGTTCTTCCATATTGAGaataatttacattttcttttcaTGTGTTTGATTTAAGAGAAAATCCATAAAAGTTGTATTTAATATTTAGAGAAATAATATTGTCACTCTTAGTTTTTGTAATGTCACTTCAcgcgtgattttttttttgtattgtttaTCAAAATAGAAGGTAAtgtctatttttaatatttaataaaatttttaaaaagtatgaAATAATGTATATGTGTATATTATAATAAGAGTAATTTACTTAATTAAACCCGTTAAAGTTGAATACTATCAAATTGTCCTAAATGAAAATGCATTACAATTTTATCCTCCAACTTTTTATAGAAATGGTGGCACTGCTACTAGTTTtacgaaaaaaatatatatataaaacctgTGAAAGTACCATGATTTatgctttcaaaaaaaaagtaataaatcgtgggtttattttggttttatgctTAAACAAAGACAACCATTTATGGCCAGAAGTAAATGCTATGATCCATAGCTACTGACACGGATCCGAGACACGACACGATATGAGattcataaatatattaattttaaaattttataagacacggtgacatgtatatatataaaatataaagtattttttagataaattgtaatgatattttaatattttattgatattagaatataaattaatttgttaattatttgtaatatctttttttaattatataaagtatttaaaatatttttgttgtaataaataataatatatactatttctaaattcattttcaacaatacatgttaagaataacgTTGgatacgctgacacgtgatggtatttaagtgtgtccaagtATATTCgaaaaagttttttatttcttattaagACACAGTTGGACACAGCAAATACGCGTATCGAACAAATGTCTCGTATTTAAAATGTGTCCGACACACAAATATGACAACTCAATAAAGTATTTATACTTTGCAGAACTGTACATGTACTTTTGATACATGGGCATTTACCATGATTCACTCTTAAAGGAGCTTAAACCCGTTAATCTCCCATGATTTAGTTACGAAAAAAGCAAAATGTGAATACCataaagattttataattatttttacgtaaaaatatttttattttattattagatgataaattataaaatttaattatgatataatataaaaatattatctttatttaaagtaTGTCATAATTAATTAGAATGGGAAAGGTGGATCCAGCTTTCATCCAAGAACTCAGTAAAGCAGAAGGGATTCCTATGATTAAGAGAAAAAGACACTTTTACCCTTAAAATGCTTGTGAAGAAAATTGTCCGTACATGCAAATAGTGGGGGATCTTTCAGtcactataaaaaaataactCACTTTATCTCTTATTATAATCCCAATTAATAAAGAGATTAAGAGAAACAACTTTTCATGATTAGTGAGAGATAAAGCCTTAGCACACAACATTAATTAGTTTCACATACATACCCTTTTTGTTGTCCAGAAATGTATGCCAAGAATATGCTAAGGACATGGTGAAACTAGCATTGGAGTTGATGGAACTTATTACTCTGAGCTTAGGTTTGTCACGAAAACGATTCCATGGGTTAAGACCAAGAAGACAAATGAGATTTTCATAAGaacaagagtaagaggaaaaaaaatggcaaacCGTAATCAGTGAAGGTGACatctttcaagaatttttttttcgTGTAAAGAGATTTTGCATTGTAAAATTTTTTGTAGGTGATATCAAATTGCTTGGAGTGCTAACATTTTCTCCCCCATTTGAATCGAGAGTCTTAGCaaccatcaaaacaaaaaatattaattaggaACAAATAGAAAAAATGATCAGGTCATAACAGGATTCCCATGCACATAAATAGTAGGTGTATCACAGGCATATAATATATAGTTGCATACTTGCATGTCAAATTGGCCATAAACCGCGGTTACAAGTTGGGTTTCTCATATTGTACACGACAGGAATAAATCGTTGGTCCAAACTCCAAACTaggttttatgtttttatttaaaatttgtagGCGACTTAGGATTTacagaaaaggacaaataggtccctaactTTTTGTTCTGCAGAAATTTTTGTCaatgaccattgaaaaatacttttaagtttcTGATCTTCAcgaaacttggacggatcagtccctccatccaaatgcctccgtcagggactaatccgtccaagttttgtgaaggtcagggacttaaaagtattttttaatgatcaaaaatgaaaatgtccgcgggacaaaaggtcaagaacctatttgtccttttctgtAGGATTTATATAAATATTGGGAGGATAAAATTATAGGAATATTCCATTTAGACCAATCTATTAGTATCTATCTTCaactaaattaaataagtaaattaCCTTTATAATAATGtaactatttttaattaataattttaatataaatacaaatacaaataaatataataaaaatatttgactaaatttaagtttaatatttaaaatatgttttgtttctctctccattctctctatttttttttctctccattttacacatttttatttttaatattagattaATAATGGTATTTTTTTGAATTGTGATCTGCtgtgatatttttctaaaatgtgGGATGATTTAATTTAAGAAATACAAATTAGACCGTCTGATCTTTACGAAATACAGAAATCAGACCGTTCGATTTCTATACTCGAActctccgatttgtgtactctaacttttttttaattttttaaacacaaatcggaggatccgatttgtgtacctctcataattttaaaaaataccaaaaattataaTGTTAAAATATACTAGTGTAAAACCTGGACTACACCCGGATCAAACACTATtccattataatatttattgatatttatttattgatattaataattattatttttaatttaaaaagatctttatatataaaaatttattatacagTGTATATTGATGGGACATGGATTGTTAAAAATACTCATTCAGTATTTTAATAGATGGAacatgaatttttaaaaatgctCATTCAGTATTTTTTCATTGATACTACGGAGTTACAGAGAGTTCTatgcattttatattttaaaattaacactCTTTTGTAGTAAAAGAACTTTACCTGCCAAAACAAAATCTAGTTGTACTTACTGGTATACCATCAGATCACATAGACATcataatatacataaaaaatctcTTATAACATAAGATTTTGTTGTCTATATTTAGTGTAAACTCTATTGGAATTAAGTTGTTTGCACCTTTTAAAAAATGGGAGAAGTGATTTgtaaaaaccaaaaagatttttTATATCCTTGCCAACAGCATAATTCTAGTGAACAGATTATTTAATTAGACATGTCCAAACATCAATTAACATATACATAATGTTAGTGATTCTGGAaggatatattaattttgttgaaatttttttaatatctacTTACCAAGGCCTGTGTGAGAATTCTAATTATATCAGTCCCAAACAAACATAGTTAACAACAAAATTAACACATTGATCATTCTCAATAACTACCATTCTCCAACATAACCATGATATCATTTCGCTCTTAAAAATTCATTCTCACAAAAAGGTAGAGCCTTCATCATAACTCTCTCCAATCACCATAACACAGAGATCAATAAATAGGACTGATATAATAATAtagatttaattatataaattcattGATGATATAAGTAATTATTAGTTATATCATGATTGACACAATACAAATATGAACCAATTATTTTTGGACCAATCTCAATTGCACAAACATTACCATAACGATAGTAATTATTACAAATTTATAAtgcatttatgcatttttttcatAAGAAATTTCATTATCTAGTTACCTCACTAATAAAGAAGAGTGTTAAAGAGTAATATGAGAGATACTATTTCAGTGGTTTATACGTTATTAAGCAAAAAAgaaatacttaaattaatttttttgaagaaaAGTTGAAAAGGAGAATAAAATGAATTTGCAAggacaaaaaaaaatactaacttgTGATTTGAATTACATGGACAACTTTGATCTTATGAAGAATAGCTACCCTTTTAATTCTATAATTTATTTCCTcccttattaaaaatttaataacagaacaaaaataaaaaactaactaaataaataaaaagaataatgtAAGGATATCAAAGGTTAAAGagtattcaataataataataataataataataataataataataataacacctTATGTTTCCCATGAACTGGCACTTGGCACCAGTCTTTACCACCGCTTTCATTAAACTTTCaggcataatttttttttctttatttttttataacaaaataatatttagaatgcaatcatcacaaaaaattcaaataaaacaaaGAGAACTAAAGATATATACCTCTTCTCATCTTTAGAAAGTGACTTCTTCTTTGGTGGTGCAAGGTCTTGTCTAGTTCATTCACAACCATATTCActaacaacaacaacattcaGTGAATTTCGTAAATATGATTTTAGCTTCTAGTTATCTACTAccactgcaaaaaaaaaaaaatagatcacATTCAATTTATCTAAGTTTACCTTAACATTGTTAGTATTAGCTTGCCATTTGTCTTCATATCAGCATTTAGAATTTCACCCAGTTTAAGAACATGTATAAAAAATCAGCTTTATTTTTGCCAAGAATCGTGTTCATTGTTAAAGAGTTTCAATTTTTCAAAGAGTATTTGCCTAACATCAATGTCGTGAGTTTGTTAACATCAATGTCGCAAGATTTTAAAAGAAAGTTATCAAATTCGCCGTATCCAAGGACAAATAACACCTTTTTACCATCTAAGCCATTACTAAAGTTAGTGTGAAGCCAACAATTAATCATTATGAAAACCAAATTTCAATGAAATTGCATTTATAAGAATTAAGAGGctcaacaaaatattaatatacgaAATTTCTAGCTGAGTatctaaaaagaagaagaaaaaggagcaaGCTAATGCTGTAATCCAGGAAACAAAGCATTATAATGAAAAAGTTCAACATACTGTTttagataaaagaaaagaaaatcatcCTTCCAGCCCACATCTTATTGGTACAACTATGATAGAATAAGATATATActgaaatttttttaacaaaaatttgtaTTTCTCTATCaagtaaatacaaataaaagaacAGTCTGGTATGATAAATTATACAGAATTGATATGAGAATTGATATGCAATTCTAAATTACATTTCTATTcagaaaattctaaatcctaagccTTTGCAACGAAGCATTAAGAATATCAATAATTCCATCAAAACTACCAAGTTTGGAACCCATCAAAGAGATAAAATTACTAAACTAACCTCTTCTTTTAAAGGAATCATAGACAATTTCAATCAGAAAATATTGCTGTCAACCTGTTGTTTCTTAATTCAAACACATTAAAATACAAAGTAATTAGTATGTTAGGTAAAATGTTTATTTGACTACTATATTCTTGATTTAGCTACTTGATCTATTATACTTTATGTATGCTCCtgcaaaattcagaattcaaattaattcaccaatttatGTTCATGAAATATATCAAATAGACTAAACAGaaacattaacaaaaattaatttcaattatatgataatggcactggttattaataaccaatttatatttttctaaataaatttattttaaaaaatatctttattataattatattacaatattacaattaaattgtaatatttaatgaataatgcacaattatactaatttaagaaaatatctttattatctatttattctattatataaaaatcagatttttgcatTTGATAACAGAACTGATGCGACATGCTCTTAAGGTGTTTCCTGATTTGTTTCATTTAATTCAttaaagcaaatcaattataattaattaaatatatcaattaattaatttaattaattatattaattatttgatttgattggagtaaatatcgaactatttaataaataataaatatgataacgaaatatatgaattaatttaattagtttatttttctcaatacccTCTATTTATATAAGATCAAATGTTTTTTACTTATtcgctttcttttctctctctccctcctctcctccttccctcccctcccctctctctctctcgtgtttaggtacaatttttgtaatttattgaatttttgtttcttttatctttatttatacattttatttttttatattttttaaaatttttatttattttaattgcttattattagacgcacacttttttttattttagcttatgattaacaaaaaaatgtgtgatttttatgttgtttttaaataatcttactataattttattttgtaatattctattttgtcatgtgtacttcaattcacacacacacaaatatatatgtgtgtatgtatattgtctttttttgtgattcacaattaatatatacattgtttgtgtatgtggtttatatgttaatgtttttattgattctctttattttattttatttttttgtgtgtctctttgttgctctttattttaattatatatattcattGATTTTCTTGTATTAACgctctttttatttgaaatatcgtGACAATTTAGAGTGTATGTTGTGACCCATATGATATTCGTTAATTTAGTGTATCTTTTTAGATAGTTTATGTTATAATATATTTAAGGAgttgacttaaaattataatatgatatataaatttataatatgatttatagtaTGTTAAAATATTAGGACATTATACATCTTATAACGTTGTTTCAGTTTGTTGCCATTACGAGAATGACTATAATCTATACGtgtctaaggactagaatagattaaatattatttaaataatttatttctaatattggtatttgattaaattagttttagagaaatttaaattattgactcaatttatatattacgactattctttttgaatatattgtttttatatttttaatataaaattttttttctgatttttaaatatattttctttctcattttatatttcagattagtaatgtaattattaaaaaaaatgtatttaaaaaaaagaaaaagaaatattaaaacatcactatttaaaaaaaaaagaaaaatacgtgaaaaaaagaaaaacgaaaaattgaaaaattaaaatatcactattagaaaaaaacTGTTAATATGCGTATGAATGGAGTCGGAATTGaggaatatatatagatataaaaaataaaaaattattgcacgattatagaataaaaaataatcatatatataaaacgaaataattataacaaaaaataattaatatatatgatttagatatttttaataaccggtaacatagagtttaacaaaatataattcacatattttttttatttatgtatatatatatatatattaagaaaaactaccgtaatatatatatatattatatatatatatatagaattatttaacaaaattaatatataaggttatGAAAAGTTCTATCCAAATTTGATAAGAACAAGACAATTTACAAAGAAATAGTTCTTATGGATAGTAATGTATATGTATAGAAATGATGTtaggtccattttataaatatttttggttcatatattttaatgtttttaataaccggtaacatagagtttaataaaatataattcatatatttttttattcatgtatattatagaattatttatatatatgtatatatattaagaaaaactaccgtaatatatatatatatatatatatatatatatatatatatatatatatatatatagaattatttaacaaaattaatatataaggttatggaaagtctcatccaaatttgacaagaacaagcgacttacatagaaatggttctcatggatgataaggtaagttaattattttccattattctttcaagtgatgctaggtccaatttataaatattttttgttcatattttaaatttatttgataagtaaacccttgCACGCGAACAAAGACAGtgcgattttatagatttataagtactaatagtctttatatttaatttgttttatagtatgataataactaatatatttattggtggatttaactattactatattatttatgatcacattcagtatatatctctgatttattgaaaaaaatatattattaaaaccgattaataactattttagaattaATCCGATTaacactaaataaaaaaaaacaatacataacatgttacttttttaaattattataattcaaattaattttaaaaaaataatttaaaattataatttcaatcttaattcTTATCACGTGCATAGCATATGGATAATTATACTTGTTAACAACAAAAATACAGCTGCAAGTCCCGGAATAAAatcattttcaatttaaatttgaatcaaaatcCTGCCCAGTTGCTTCTTTATTTGAGAATTGCCAGATGTCCAACTTTAAGAGCAAATACTTATCAAACACACACAGTTCTATGTGTCGAATATAGAACGCTCCACTTGTCACTCACAGACCACTCTACTACTctcctattatatattaatagataataaatattatatcttAATAGATAAATTTCTCATCTTACttctatatctaaattttttagccTCCATTTTATTGTGAACAAAACCTTGGCTTAGTTTGATTTTGTTGCAAAACCAAATCAAATCTTCAACTTGAGCTTAAGCAATAAATgaatggaaaaggaaaaaggGCATCTGTGTCTCTTTGACACACAGCAAGAATACACGGATAGAATTATGACACCTGTCTGGCTGTCTCTACTATTTTTACACTTTCAAAactaaaaaattgaatataaaataatttggttataaattctattttcaaaagaggttaattaaattatttattcaaatagACTCTTAGACTAGTTTggaagttaattttttatatatacgtaTTTCAGTTGATATATAAACGTAAAAGCAAAGATACATTTTATCGgtacttttaaatatttaaaactaaaataaaaaatgtttacgAGTTACAAATTTAGACTAAAACATCTGCTCCTTTTTGTGTGGACAGCCAACGTAAAAAAAGTACGGTGTAGAATTTACAACTTACCATTTACgatgtaaaattttaattttaaaaaaaaatccttaaTGCATAGAATGAACCAAATGCAAATCTTAGTATCAGGAACAAGCGCATTCAATATGTTTACAGCATCATATTATTCACCAGATCACCTAGACTTGGCTATCTGAAAcatgaaaaaagataaaatatagcCATTTGTTTGCTTCACATGGTAAAGAAAAAGATGCtacaaaagtaaaagaaaaaaaaagtttgacATAAGCTTACAAAGGAGCTAACCTAACCTATAtgctaaaacaaactaaaatccCCTACTTCTAGTAACATTTTCAGGCCACGTGCCTTGCATAGGAGCACCATAGTGCTGTCCACCACTTGGTTGCAGGTGGTTGTTTCCCTGGTTAGGAGGAACCCAATTTGGaccaatatttctttggccaTGTGTCACATTCATAGGTGGTTGAAGATGTGGTGGTGTTGGCAGAGTCGGTGAACCTGGGAAAGATTGATTCATCAAGTGAGGTCTAAGGTGAAAGTTTTGTTGGTGCAATGCCAAttggggtggtggtggtggtgggaacTGGTGGTTCTGTTGTGAGTTTTGCGGCTGCCATTCAggtatatcatcatcatcatcattccaaGGTTGGATTGAACCACCAAATTTGTCTTGCCAATTTCCTGAATGATGTGAATTTACTTTGCTTTGACCATATTTGTGCACAAGCTCCCTCATTTGATCAACAGGGCGTGATGGGGCCTGGTTAACCATTTGGAATGGAACCATACCTGGTGGTCCCCTAGGTCTTTGGACCATGTGTGATGATGTGTTTGGACCACCCATGAAACTGAACTCAGGTAGGTCATCCTCGGGCCGGGCCTGATGAGGCCCAAACCCAGGAGGaatgtcatcatcatcatcatcaacaccatTCGGTGGTGGATTAG contains:
- the LOC112768988 gene encoding uncharacterized protein is translated as MGVDYYSILKVERNATEDDLKKAYRKLAMKWHPDKNPNNKKEAEANFKQISEAYEVLSDPQKRVIYDQQGEEGLKHMPPPGNEPTNGFNPRNAEDIFAEFFGDNPFGFGSSGPHGRSRFQTNGGGSFSGFHAPLKKPPPVESKLACSLEELYTGSTRKMKISRIVMDANGRPNPETEILTIDIKPGWKKGTKITFPDKGNQHPNQLPADLVFMIDEKPHNLFKRDGNDLIITKNVSLAEAIGGTSVNITTLDRRELCIPVTHIISPGYELTVPKEGMPITKEPGHRGDLRIKFEVKFPTKLSQEQRAGLRRALGG